The Leptotrichia sp. OH3620_COT-345 genome segment TTAAAATTCATACTTTTAAAAAAACACGATTAATGATATAATTTCACATAAAAATTACTTTAAATTTATGAAAGTGAGATAAAAATGAATATTGACAATATTCTAAAAGAAATTTTCGGTTTCAGGTTTTCTGAAAGACGGAATAATATCGATGATTTAAAACTTGTATATAATTTACTTGGAAATCCATGTGAAAACAGCAAAATTATACACATTGCCGGAACAAATGGAAAAGGTTCTACTGCAACTTTTATTGAAAGTATTCTACTCGAAGCGGATTTTAATGTATGTAAATTTACATCACCCCATATTTTAAAATATAATGAAAGAATTGTTTCAAATAAAATGATGATTTCCGATGATAAAATCATATATTTTTATAATGTGCTTTCAAATACTGTAAAGAATTTTAACAAAAATAACGATATTACTATTCGATTGAATTTTTTTGAAATAACTACATTTATAGCTTTGCTGTTTTTTGAATTACAAAATCCGGATTTTGTAATTCTGGAAGCAGGACTTGGGGGACGTCTTGACGCTACTAATATTGTAAATTCAGATATTGCAGTAATCACAAATATAACTTTCGATCATGTAGATATTCTTGGAAAGACTTTAAAACAAATCGCTTATGAGAAAACAGGAATTATAAAAAATGGAGAATTATGTATTTTCTCTCACGATCTTCCTGAATTGAAAGAAGAAGTGGATAAAAAAACAAAAAATTCCATAAATATTATTGATAAATACAAAGATCTCAATATTAATTTGGATAAGAAAAATTATAAAACCGTCACAGAATTTGAAAATAAAAAATTTATCTTACCTTTATTTGGAAAATTTCAGGCATATAATTTTTTACTTGCTTATGAAATTGCCAAAATTTATAATATTAGTGATGAAGTTATTCAAAAAGGACTTGATTGTGTTCATTGGTCTGGAAGATTTGAATTGTTTTCACTGAACCCTGTGATTATTCTGGATGTAGCACATAACGATGATTCCATAAAAAAGCTTCTTGAAAATATAAAAGAGCTTTATGGAAAAAACGAAGTAATTATAATTACTTCATTATTACAGACAAAAGACTTTATATCAATATTCTCACAACTTGAAAGCGTAACGGACAAAATTTTTATTACTTCATTAAAAGATGCGGTTTACGGACTTACATCATTAGAAATAAGAAAAAAAATGGAAATATTAAATATTCCTACAGATAATATTATCTTTGAAGACAGTATTTCCATCGCTTATAATGAAGCTCTCAAGCTTTTAAATGATAAAAATACAAATTATAAAGCAATTATAGTTTGTGGTTCTTTTTATGAAATTTTCAAATTTAAAAATCTAATTCATAAAAAGGAAAAATAATCCTGTTTCATTAATTATAACCTGTAAAAACTTGTGTATTGTAATATTATAATCATAAAAAATGAGAGCCCCTTTCAGCCCTCATACTTTTTATGTAGACTATCACAATGACAACTTTTTTCAATATAAATATTTATTGTTTTAATGTTTAAATTTTCTGACAATGCTTGAAGCCACAAAAATATATCAATAAGTAATCTAAAAATAACGGTTCATAATTTTTTGATAATTTATTATTTTCAATTTATAAATCATTTTGAAAATCCGGTACTATAAAAATTTTCTTAAAAATTTTTTATTTTAATTTTCGCCTATATAAAGTCTTTCAAATAATTTCGGACATATTTTTCTCATTGATTTCGGAACTTTTTCGCACCATGTAAATTTTAATTTAGGATAGTCAACATCTACGTATCCTATTTTATACTTATAATTGTCAAATTCATCAAGGTATTTTTCAAATACTTCTTCAAACATTTCTATTTTGTTTTTTTTACCGAAAGCATCTACCGCAATAAAGAAAAAATCTTCATTTTCATAAAAATCCTGAACAAATTTTTCATCAACGGAATTTTCTATATATTTTATGAGATTATCAGGATTTTTAACTACATCATTATAAATTCTTTCCCCTCGGGAAATGAGCCATAATCTGAAAAAGTCAAAACAATCCTCACCTGTATCTCCATTTACAAGATACGAAGCACACCAAAGTTTTTCATTATATGATTCCAGCATTATTTCATCTACTATTATTCCAAAGCTGAATATTTCTTCATTTGTTTTATCTGTAAGCATATCAGCCAAATAAGTCATTGCTTCAAAACCATCCTGATGTTTTTTTACTGCATCATCAATATACTTCCAAAAATCTTTCCTTGTCATTTTTAATTCCATATCATATTTTGACCTCCTTTCTTTTATCTTTTAGACATTTCCGTGCTATTTTTTATAATTATTAATATTTATAACAATGCTTTACCTCTCTCATCAGTATTTAAAATCTGATTTGAAAATGCTATGAATATTACTACCCATTTTTCTTTTTTTTTATCATAAAAGAATATGCCACCGTCAGAAAAAGGAGCATCATTTAGTCTGTATTTCCCCGTACTCCCCTGATTCATATGAATATCATGCATCCCTCTTTTATTTGAATACAAATTACCGAATACGAATATCTCAAAATTTTCACTGCCTATTGACTGAAATACATGTTTTTCAATTATTCCTGTCAAAAATACATTATCTCTGTCAAGACCTTTCATATGTATCATTTTTTCAAAAGGAAAAAGTTTCATTTTTACATAATCCAAATTTAAACCCTTATGGCATTCTGTTATCCCTTTTTTCTGTATAAGCAAATTTTTCAGAACTTTTCTGTTATATGTATAATTGTTATCATAGTAAACTTGAAGATTTGAAGAATAAAATTCATCTTTTATTTCAATTATGGTTCCTATATTGATTGATATGTCATATTGTTTTATTTTTTTATTTTTCTCATTAACTTCCGCTATTATATGATAATGGGCTTTTTTGTCGAAGTCATACCATTTATCAATTACTTTCCCTCTTAAAAGTACATATTTTTCCATTTGTCCTCCGGGTTCGGAAATATTTCAAATTTAAAATTTATATTTATTTTATTTTTTATTTAAAATTCTTTTTCTAATATAATTATATCATATAAAATTAAAAAAACAACAATTTATATAAAAAATCATAATAATATAATTATGGCATTTTGCTCTGAAAATTAAATTATTTATTTATAAATTTAAAAATATGTATTACTTTATATAATATAAAAAGAGATTATTTCAAAATTTTTCAAAAAATTCCACTAAAACCTCTTTTTTCAATTACTTTTATTCATCTATTAGTTTATCTAAATATATTTATTTTTTATTTTTTACTTTGTAGCCCATTTCATTAAGAAATTGTTTATTTTTTCTCCACTTTTTCTTTACTTTTACCCATAACTTCAAATTTACTTTTAATTCTATAAGTGCCTCTATTTCATGTCTTGCTTCTATTCCTATTTTTTTAAGCATCAATCCTTCTTTTCCTATTATTATGCCTTTCTGGCTTTCCCTTTCCACATATATATTAACGTCATATTTTCTTATATTCTTCTTTGTTTCTACATTTATTATTTCCACTGCTACACTGTGAGGAATTTCATCTTTTGTATTATGAAGTATTTTTTCCCTTACTGTTTCCACTACAATTTTATTTACAGGTAAATCCGTGTAATAATCTTCAGGATAAAACCAGACATCATTTGATAGGTATCCTTCCGCCACTTCAAAAATTTTATGTATGCCTATGGAATATTCAGCAGTTAAAGTTATTATATCTGAAAACTCTCCCAACTTCTCTTTTATTTCATCTATTTTTTCTTTAATCTGTTCATCATTCATTTTATCAATTTTATTTATAACGGCTATTACAGGGGAGGTACTTTCTCTTATATGCTCATTTACAAAAATATCTCCGGTGGATATTTCTTTTGTTCCGTCAAGCATAAATATTATTAAATCTGTATTATTTAAAGTTTCCAAAGCTATATCCGTCATATGTTCTCCTAACAGATGCTTCGGTTTATGTATTCCGGGAGTATCTACAAAAATATACTGATTTTCTCCTATATTTACAATTCCTTTTATTTGATCTCTTGTTGTTCCTGCCTTATCCGATACAATAGCTACTTTTTCTTTTACAAGTTTATTCATCAGTGTAGATTTTCCTACATTCGGTCTTCCTACTATTGATATAAATCCTGATTTCATATTTTCCTCCTGTTTTTTTCACTGTATTTAATTATATCACAGATAGAATTACTTTTATACAAAATTTTAACAATATCTCTCTTTTCCTAAAAAATCAAGAATATCCTTGTTTTTTGGATGTTTAAATTTAAACGCTTTTGGTAAGCGCTTAAATACAAATTATCTTTTATATATCGGTACTCTGATATTTAATCCAATATGAAAGGCATATTTTAAGAGAAAGGGCAGCATTTAAATATATCTATATGTTAATGTTTAATTCCCATAAATCAATTTACTTTGATATTATTAAAACTAATAATATTGGATTATATACTTTTCTTTCCTGATTGACGATGTTTTTTAAAAAGCATTTATACAGCTAAAAATAATTTTTCTATGATTATTATATATTATCAAATCAAAAAGTTTCTATCTCTTACAATATTGAAAAAATTCCTAAATATTTATTATTCCATATTTCTTCTTAAATTTAATAATATTAAACAGTTTATTTTTATATAACATTCAATTTCCTTGAAAAGTTCAAAGATATATAGTATAATTTAAAAATATGTTTACAAAAAGGGTGTGATAATTATAACTATAATTAAACTTGATATGATACAAGCCATAGGATTGGCGGTTATTCTCTTAACAATAGGAAAAAAATTAAGAAATAAAGTCTATTTCTTTGAAAAATACTGTATTCCATCTCCTGTTATAGGAGGTATGATTTTTTCATTGTTCTCTTTCGGAATGAAACAACTTAATATTGTAACTATTCAGTTTGATACTACCTTACAGATATTTTTTATGATAATGTTTTTTACAAGTGTCGGTTTTAACGCAAGTATTAAAGTTCTAAAAAAAGGAGGAAAAAAAGTTTTTATATTTCTAATTATTGCTGCAATATTATGTATTTCGCAAAATCTGGTTGCTGTCCTACTTTCAAAATTTGTAGGCCTGCATCCTCTTCTAGCTATGATGACAGGATCTACACCTATGACAGGAGGACATGGAACTTCAGCTGCAATTGCTCCTTCAATTGAAAAGCTTGGAATAAAAGGAGCTCAGACGGTTGCCATTGCCTCAGCTACCTACGGACTGCTTGTAGGTTCAATGTTAGGAGGTCCTATTGCAAATAGGCTTATAATGAAATACAAATTGCTTCCTGAATCTGAATTGTCGAAAAAATCTGAAAAAAAAGAAAATATAGATAAAAATATTGATGAAACTCTTATAAAAAAACTTCAACCGGTTCTTGATGGAGAAAAATTTTCCCGTGCTTTTTTCCAGATATTAATTGCAATGGGGATAGGTTCCTATCTATCCTTATTAATAAATCATTTGCTACCTAAAATGCACTTTCCTGTATATATAGGTCCTATGATCATTGCTGCCATAATAAGAAATATTTCAGATAATACGGATTTAATCAACTCTCCTATTAAAGAAATAAGCATTTTGGAAGATGTGGCACTAAATTTATTTTTAGCAATGGCATTAATGTCTTTAAAATTATGGGAACTCATAGATCTTGCGGGACCAATGTTGATTCTGTTACTTGCTCAAACAATCCTCATTTATCTCTACCTTAATTTTGTTACTTTCAAAGTAATGGGGTCCGATTACGATGCGGCAGTAATAGTTTCAGGTCATTGCGGTTTTGGTCTCGGAGCTACTCCTAACGGGATTTCCAATATGAAATCAGTCTGTGAGAAATATAAATATTCAAAAATAGCATTTTTTGTTATTCCTATTGTCGGTGCATTATTTATTGATTTTGTAAATGTAAGTATTATTACAACATTTATAAGCTTTTTTAAATAAAAAAATTTATATTCTTAACTCTATACAGTTATAACTTTAACTAGAATTATGATTAAAGACATTATAATGAAGTTAGTAATCTTTATATTCCAAATACTCTGAGTCTGTTATAAATTAACCATAACTTAAAATTAAAAATACGGCACTTAATTATGCCGTATTTTTTTATTTTTCATTATAACTTGTTTCACCGATTTCCTCACATATTTATTACTTTTACACTTATTAATAATTATTGAATATCACTTAATAAACTCTAAAGATACTTGAATTATATTTTATTATTTTATAAAATCGGAAAAAGTATGAACCTACAACTTTGAAAAATATGTATTTATTATTAAATATTGTTTTTAATTTATAATAATTATTCAACTATAGCTTCTACTATTTCATCAAGCGAAAATCCCGCAAAATATTCTTTTATATCAATATCCTTAAGTTTTCCTTTTATATCCTCTGTTGTATACTTCGTATCTATAAGTTTTTCTTCAATTTCAGTTAAATCCTTAACTCCAAAAAAATCACCGTAAAATTTTATATTTTTTATTTTAGAATTTACAACATTGGCAAAAATTTGAATTTTCCCATAAGGAAATCTCTTACCTCTTGTTATATTGTATTCGGGAGATTCTCCGTAAACCCAATCCCAACTACTATGTTTTTCCAGAGAATTTTTTTTAATTATGGCCAGTTCTTCCTCATTGAATTTATATTCTTTAATTTCAGGATAATGTTTTTTCATATATTCCATGAGTTTGTCTGCAAATTCTTTGATCGTAATTTTTTCTTTTAAATGAGGTAATATGTTTGTAACTCTGCTTCTAACTGATTTTACTCCCTTAGATTCTATTTTATCTTTTGAGACTTTCAGAGCTTCTCCAAGTACACTTAAATCAACATTGAAAAGTAAACACCCATGATGCATCACTCTTCCTTTTATATATGCCTG includes the following:
- a CDS encoding folylpolyglutamate synthase/dihydrofolate synthase family protein, whose translation is MNIDNILKEIFGFRFSERRNNIDDLKLVYNLLGNPCENSKIIHIAGTNGKGSTATFIESILLEADFNVCKFTSPHILKYNERIVSNKMMISDDKIIYFYNVLSNTVKNFNKNNDITIRLNFFEITTFIALLFFELQNPDFVILEAGLGGRLDATNIVNSDIAVITNITFDHVDILGKTLKQIAYEKTGIIKNGELCIFSHDLPELKEEVDKKTKNSINIIDKYKDLNINLDKKNYKTVTEFENKKFILPLFGKFQAYNFLLAYEIAKIYNISDEVIQKGLDCVHWSGRFELFSLNPVIILDVAHNDDSIKKLLENIKELYGKNEVIIITSLLQTKDFISIFSQLESVTDKIFITSLKDAVYGLTSLEIRKKMEILNIPTDNIIFEDSISIAYNEALKLLNDKNTNYKAIIVCGSFYEIFKFKNLIHKKEK
- a CDS encoding DUF4240 domain-containing protein, whose product is MELKMTRKDFWKYIDDAVKKHQDGFEAMTYLADMLTDKTNEEIFSFGIIVDEIMLESYNEKLWCASYLVNGDTGEDCFDFFRLWLISRGERIYNDVVKNPDNLIKYIENSVDEKFVQDFYENEDFFFIAVDAFGKKNKIEMFEEVFEKYLDEFDNYKYKIGYVDVDYPKLKFTWCEKVPKSMRKICPKLFERLYIGEN
- a CDS encoding DUF2278 family protein, with the translated sequence MEKYVLLRGKVIDKWYDFDKKAHYHIIAEVNEKNKKIKQYDISINIGTIIEIKDEFYSSNLQVYYDNNYTYNRKVLKNLLIQKKGITECHKGLNLDYVKMKLFPFEKMIHMKGLDRDNVFLTGIIEKHVFQSIGSENFEIFVFGNLYSNKRGMHDIHMNQGSTGKYRLNDAPFSDGGIFFYDKKKEKWVVIFIAFSNQILNTDERGKALL
- the era gene encoding GTPase Era gives rise to the protein MKSGFISIVGRPNVGKSTLMNKLVKEKVAIVSDKAGTTRDQIKGIVNIGENQYIFVDTPGIHKPKHLLGEHMTDIALETLNNTDLIIFMLDGTKEISTGDIFVNEHIRESTSPVIAVINKIDKMNDEQIKEKIDEIKEKLGEFSDIITLTAEYSIGIHKIFEVAEGYLSNDVWFYPEDYYTDLPVNKIVVETVREKILHNTKDEIPHSVAVEIINVETKKNIRKYDVNIYVERESQKGIIIGKEGLMLKKIGIEARHEIEALIELKVNLKLWVKVKKKWRKNKQFLNEMGYKVKNKK
- the gltS gene encoding sodium/glutamate symporter, producing the protein MIIITIIKLDMIQAIGLAVILLTIGKKLRNKVYFFEKYCIPSPVIGGMIFSLFSFGMKQLNIVTIQFDTTLQIFFMIMFFTSVGFNASIKVLKKGGKKVFIFLIIAAILCISQNLVAVLLSKFVGLHPLLAMMTGSTPMTGGHGTSAAIAPSIEKLGIKGAQTVAIASATYGLLVGSMLGGPIANRLIMKYKLLPESELSKKSEKKENIDKNIDETLIKKLQPVLDGEKFSRAFFQILIAMGIGSYLSLLINHLLPKMHFPVYIGPMIIAAIIRNISDNTDLINSPIKEISILEDVALNLFLAMALMSLKLWELIDLAGPMLILLLAQTILIYLYLNFVTFKVMGSDYDAAVIVSGHCGFGLGATPNGISNMKSVCEKYKYSKIAFFVIPIVGALFIDFVNVSIITTFISFFK
- a CDS encoding lipoate--protein ligase: MIYVVNNSNNPAYNIALEEYCFKNLKEYDQIFILWINEPTIVVGKYQNTIEEINSEYTKKNGIHVVRRISGGGAVYHDLNNLNYTIISNTNKGEEFNFKEFSIPVIETLKELGVKAEFTGRNDLEIDGQKFCGNAQAYIKGRVMHHGCLLFNVDLSVLGEALKVSKDKIESKGVKSVRSRVTNILPHLKEKITIKEFADKLMEYMKKHYPEIKEYKFNEEELAIIKKNSLEKHSSWDWVYGESPEYNITRGKRFPYGKIQIFANVVNSKIKNIKFYGDFFGVKDLTEIEEKLIDTKYTTEDIKGKLKDIDIKEYFAGFSLDEIVEAIVE